Proteins encoded in a region of the Antedon mediterranea chromosome 2, ecAntMedi1.1, whole genome shotgun sequence genome:
- the LOC140040150 gene encoding YEATS domain-containing protein 2-like, with product MRPGVATKRKVEGDQDPDYEDAPATASPSKKPRIQEEDAAREMTVKKIECIIKKQFAIEAKQKEKEIELIDERIHQVRVMLDKLRACVVANYYGNIRSHTQSEKSKQSKVDMNHPAIKRVMRQLSEPTAPPTGNDKKTSNEERSTPDSEILSRVNTETNEMEVEETAQNSEKQEDVINVPLQREGFRYDVRKRIIVGNVSKYISADQREDSDPSTHKWMVYVRGPSNEPSIDHFVKKVWFFLHPSYRPNDLVEVKEPPFHLTRRGWGEFPIRIQLHFVDPRNKKVDIIHQIKLDRTYTGLQTLGAETIVDVELDRYLTDDNGSNDFPRPASPAITNVNYREGTKPQIPLSRPSTPSQSTSTTPVRQKSSSLPVSPEVSKARKEALDKLIDNLGTDSDLESSVTTLVTSTATKKTTKQEEDSVSSSSSEKKSTVTPEKKKEVLAVPLETDSSSLPISGSSDDLKLLTSIPSTSTTRTMPPLGPITSGLRVSQSSVIRTGKIAEKTDILSVESKILEELEDGSSGAVNVAEVASKTSPGKMAIRIQHGKVVSNTEDGGNEDIQGKILPSTTVSSPLTSVTKTIVTPSNVSNPVKSVASHIPSTSTQILSQISTSDKPTIVTAVKKVQGGSQGKRSGAQVAITQPPPGAQYYITATSSDPNLQGKVILIPQQVFSQASAQQKTTGGKMAGRPPANKNPQTVKSGTPVKKAAGGSSKGPFLSPSNVLILPQGSIVPPLPSGSIVQIQQVPTQGNKATVVQAKQKTPSIPVKSASPKQAAPKLATPATGLIQVQRTHKTGAIQSQTLPKTQGVNILPDQKGQLVRTQSGGVVLVQRSSGSRQQAASGMAQVKIAHHIPILTQKVSSPIHSPSTSTKTMVTVGQSALPTTGQSIVIAAPKSSNSSSQGDTQVTKVISSKGVSLITGQIGVVKESGVIRSALPKKVQDTGNVMKLQGLTVVGGKSCLPSLSSSFPKASLVDTSGKQPVLTIGSDALSGIALSSATTASTSSGASTSKGASVVKQDFLKKFILTPVKQEPKLLSQQLVQQVVSHQALGISGITTTASKSKHSSRLEKTIEIPPKKGIDLKEVSSMENLVKAVVKRIPMINGTNDPTIFPFCAPSLEQFQSWHIIKRKACEWQRAVAIKENVKKLISDAKNSTFNLKDVWTTKQIMVWCRVHGYMPYVKDKSPQTDWCDICGEVKKVIDEEGKDQTEAHTTAKCKEKWLSEFGFLKLNSYSLPDDIRTKLENQKDNLQNHFQDTDDSDIDIISVEGPTQITIKSEPSGELLKPKLFMPPSEGATLIEEMCQQVGIKLNQVEVCEDVYAPVTQEMLFNAAKQFMTDLVRDSLGQAYKTRSDCRPPQEILPTDVYKAVTSSSCFELLTNKHLGVQTRSGKLIKEEEIDEEE from the exons ATGAGACCTGGAGTTGCAACTAAGAGAAAGGTTGAGGGTGACCAGGACCCAGACTATGAAGATGCCCCAGCAACTGCATCACCAAGCAAGAAACCCAGAATACAAGAGGAAGATG CTGCCCGAGAAATGACTGTAAAAAAGATTGAATGTATAATAAAGAAGCAGTTTGCTATCGAAGCAAAGCAGAAAGAAAAGGAAATTGAACTGATAGATGAG AGAATTCATCAAGTGCGAGTGATGCTGGATAAACTAAGAGCATGTGTTGTTGCTAATTACTATGGCAACATAAGAAGCCATACACAATCAGAG AAAAGCAAACAATCAAAAGTTGATATGAATCACCCAGCCATTAAGAGAGTTATGAGGCAACTTTCGGAAccaacagcgccaccaacgggAAACGATAAAAAGACATCTAATGAAGAACGCTCGACACCTGACTCGGAAATCTTAAGTCGGGTCAACACGGAGACCAATGAGATGGAAGTAGAAGAGACAGCACAAAACTCAGAAAAG caGGAGGATGTGATTAACGTACCTCTTCAACGGGAAGGATTCCGGTATGACGTCAGAAAGAGAATCATCGTTGGTAACGTATCAAA ATATATATCAGCTGATCAAAGAGAAGACAGTGATCCGTCCACTCACAAGTGGATGGTATATGTCAGAGGTCCTTCCAATGAACCTAGTATCGACCATTTTGTAAAGAAAGTTTGGTTTTTCTTGCATCCAAGTTACAGACCAAATGATTTAGTGGAAGTCAA GGAACCACCTTTTCATCTTACTCGTCGAGGCTGGGGAGAATTTCCCATTCGTATTCAACTTCACTTTGTTGATCCTCGTAATAAAAAAGTTGATATCATTCATCAAATCAAG CTTGATCGTACCTACACTGGTCTGCAAACTCTCGGTGCAGAAACG ATCGTTGATGTTGAATTGGACAGGTATCTAACTGATGATAATGGATCTAATGATTTTCCAAGACCTGCCTCCCCAGCCATCACAAATGTGAATTACAGAGAAGGAACCAAACCACAGATCCCTTTGTCTAGACCCAGTACCCCAAGTCAATCTACTTCCACAACACCTGTACGTCAGAAATCTTCCAGTCTGCCTGTAAGTCCAGAAGTTTCGAAAGCTAGGAAAGAAGCACTTGATAAACTAATAGACAATCTTGGAACGGATTCTGATCTAGAATCATCAGTCACCACTTTAGTAACATCTACTGCAACGAAAAAGACTACAAAGCAAGAGGAAGATTctgttagtagtagtagtagtgaaaAGAAGAGTACTGTTACtccagaaaaaaagaaagaggtTTTAGCAGTTCCTTTGGAAACAGATTCTTCAAGTTTACCTATCAGTGGATCTTCTGATGATTTGAAATTGTTAACCTCTATTCCATCTACCTCCACAACAAGGACTATGCCACCTCTTGGACCTATTACAAGTGGATTAAGAGTTTCACAATCATCCGTAATACGGACAGGAAAGATTGCAGAAAAGACTGACATCCTTAGCGTAGAATCTAAGATTCTTGAAGAATTAGAAGATGGGTCTTCGGGTGCAGTAAATGTAGCAGAAGTAGCTTCAAAGACCTCTCCAGGAAAAATGGCAATTAGAATCCAACATGGAAAGGTTGTGTCCAATACTGAAGATGGAGGAAATGAGGATATTCAAGGAAAGATTTTACCTTCAACAACTGTTTCTTCTCCATTGACTTCTGTTACAAAGACAATAGTTACACCTTCAAATGTTTCCAATCCAGTCAAGTCTGTGGCATCTCATATACCCTCTACCTCTACTCAGATCCTGTCTCAAATTTCAACCTCTGATAAGCCTACAATTGTTACAGCTGTCAAAAAAGTTCAAGGAGGATCTCAGGGCAAGAGAAGTGGTGCTCAAGTAGCCATTACACAACCTCCTCCTGGAGCTCAGTATTACATAACTGCTACATCTTCAGATCCTAATCTACAAGGCAAGGTGATACTAATACCACAGCAGGTGTTTTCACAAGCATCTGCTCAGCAGAAGACAACAGGAGGTAAAATGGCAGGTCGTCCACCAGCTAACAAGAATCCACAGACTGTAAAGTCTGGAACACCTGTCAAGAAGGCAGCTGGAGGAAGTTCTAAAGGACCTTTTCTATCACCTAGTAATGTCCTAATACTGCCACAAGGATCTATAGTCCCACCTTTACCTTCTGGAAGTATTGTTCAAATTCAGCAAGTTCCGACACAAGGGAATAAAGCAACCGTAGTTCAAGCAAAACAGAAGACTCCTTCTATTCCTGTAAAGAGTGCAAGCCCTAAACAAGCAGCACCAAAATTGGCAACTCCTGCCACTGGTCTCATACAAGTACAAAGAACTCATAAAACAGGTGCAATACAGAGCCAAACTCTTCCAAAAACTCAGGGTGTGAATATACTACCAGATCAAAAGGGTCAGCTTGTACGAACTCAGTCAGGAGGTGTTGTTCTTGTACAGAGAAGCTCTGGTTCACGTCAACAAGCAGCTAGTGGAATGGCACAAGTCAAAATAGCTCATCATATTCCAATTCTAACCCAGAAGGTATCTTCACCTATCCATTCACCCAGTACATCCACAAAGACAATGGTCACGGTTGGACAGTCAGCACTGCCGACAACAGGACAGAGCATTGTCATTGCAGCACCTAAATCTTCAAATTCATCAAGCCAAGGCGATACACAGGTGACAAAGGTAATTTCATCTAAAGGTGTTTCTCTCATAACTGGTCAAATCGGAGTTGTGAAGGAAAGTGGAGTCATAAGGTCAGCTCTCCCTAAGAAAGTTCAAGACACAGGTAATGTGATGAAACTTCAAGGCTTGACAGTAGTTGGTGGCAAGTCTTGTCTCCCTTCATTAAGTAGTTCATTTCCAAAAGCTAGCCTAGTTGACACCAGTGGTAAACAACCAGTGTTGACTATTGGCTCAGATGCCCTTTCTGGAATAGCTTTAAGCTCAGCAACTACTGCATCTACATCATCTGGAGCTAGCACATCAAAAGGTGCAAGTGTAGTCAAACAAGATTTCCTTAAGAAATTTATTCTTACTCCTGTAAAACAAGAACCGAAACTCCTGAGCCAACAACTTGTGCAACAGGTCGTAAGCCATCAAGCCCTTGGCATATCTGGGATCACTACAACAGCCTCAAAGTCTAAGCACAGTTCGAGGTTGGAAAAAACAATTGAGATACCGCCAAAGAAAGGAATTGATCTTAAGGAAGTTTCATCGATGGAAAACCTTGTAAAAGCAGTTGTGAAAAGAATACCAATGATAAACGGTACTAATG atcCTACAATATTCCCGTTTTGTGCGCCGTCCTTGGAGCAGTTTCAGTCCTGGCACATCATCAAGAGGAAGGCATGTGAATGGCAGAGAGCAGTGGCAATCAAAGAAAATGTCAAGAAGCTCATATCAGATGCAAAGAACAGTACATTCAATCTGAAGGATGTCTGGACAACGAAGCAGATAATGGTCTGGTGCCGTGTTCATGGTTATATGCCATATGTCAAAG ATAAATCACCTCAAACAGATTGGTGTGACATTTGTGGAGAGGTGAAGAAAGTTATAGACGAAGAAGGCAAAGATCAGACTGAGGCACATACTACTGcaaaatgtaaagaaaaatgGTTGTCAGAATTTG GGTTTTTGAAATTGAATTCATATTCATTACCAGATGATATtcgaactaaattagaaaaccAGAAAGACAATTTGCAGAATCATTTCCAAGACACGGATGACTCGGACATTGATATCATCTCCGTGGAAGGTCCAACTCAAATTACAATAAAGAGTGAACCTTCTGGAGAACTTCTAAAACCAAAACTGTTTATGCCGCCCAGTGAGGGCGCCACATTGATAGAAGAAATGTGTCAACAG gttGGAATCAAACTGAACCAAGTTGAAGTTTGTGAAGATGTGTATGCTCCAGTCACGCAGGAGATGCTCTTTAAT GCTGCTAAGCAGTTTATGACAGATCTTGTACGGGACTCTCTTGGCCAGGCTTACAAGACTCGCAGTGACTGCAGACCACCACAAGAGATCCTGCCAACCGATGTCTACAAGGCCGTGACATCCTCTTCATGCTTTGAGCTGTTGACAAACAAACATTTAGGAGTGCAGACGAGAAGTGgcaaattaattaaagaagaAGAAATAGATGAGGAAGAATAA